The Podospora pseudocomata strain CBS 415.72m chromosome 1 map unlocalized CBS415.72m_1, whole genome shotgun sequence genome has a segment encoding these proteins:
- the SEC2 gene encoding rab guanine nucleotide exchange factor S2 (COG:U; EggNog:ENOG503NZEU) translates to MTADIARSVPSTPQPQRLFSPQEHDDENDLSTIPDPRSRAMSPADPETMAAPHHPDLDQEVATLSTKLINAINHQTTLDDNLSATRLELEKAREQVRQLEVQVAEQREMLAGDVWVRRKTVEAEKSHLLARVAEEKRARADMEQQKKKIEQELENLTAALFEEANKMVISAKEEARREQEVLQRKNDQLKSQLADTEAILRSQQEQLVQLKNVMERMTAANEEQAPPTCPSSPTFSKFEDCDGPSVTVNHPHHTHSQSLPAALSPSYPTSFTQLLHPVLRTDLAAFRDFKDLVQTSKRLSSQRTPSNASNSGLVSLGLGLGSVASHVTAGNLSSTSLATNATAGSPATSPQTPNTPASTVSTTSSAAAPVLPHLKETKFYKRVLTEDIEPTLRLDSAPGLSWLARRSVLTAMTEGTLVVEPAPSTTTGRFGRIMRPELIPCSLCGEQRTEEQYLRTHRFRTSESDSAQNAYPLCKYCLGRVRSTCDFLGFLRIVKDGHWRAEDEDAERAAWEESVRLRDQMFWSRIGGGVVPGGHVHRGVSSVAPSIRGERSPRPSHEISEKFADVPEVPGPVDAAKELPKTPEQRPADETLPVPQAPPALDKVEEVDDDKTPPAVVEDDSKTPPAAIKDEKPPPAVEESQIPPPALDEPVQSLKPQPSVQQVEVKPLSLTIP, encoded by the coding sequence ATGACCGCCGACATTGCCCGTTCTGTTCCCTCTACGCCCCAGCCGCAGCGACTCTTCTCACCCCAAGAACATGATGACGAGAACGACTTGAGCACCATCCCCGACCCTAGGAGCAGGGCGATGAGCCCTGCAGACCCCGAAACCATGGCcgccccccaccatcccgaTCTCGACCAGGAGGTCGCAACCTTGAGCACCAAgctcatcaacgccatcaaccaccagaCGACTTTGGACGACAATCTCTCTGCGACGAGGTTGGAATTGGAAAAGGCCCGCGAGCAGGTTCGGCAGTTGGAAGTCCAGGTGGCCGAGCAGAGGGAGATGCTGGCAGGGGACGTTTGGGTTCGAAGGAAAACCGTCGAGGCCGAAAAGAGCCATCTTCTGGCGCgtgtggcggaggagaagcgggCGCGTGCTGACATGGAAcagcagaaaaagaagattGAGCAAGAGCTGGAGAACTTGACGGCTGCTCTCTTTGAAGAGGCTAACAAGATGGTTATCTCGGCCAAAGAGGAGGCTCGAAGAGAACAGGAAGTCCTTCAGCGCAAGAATGATCAGCTGAAATCCCAGCTTGCCGACACGGAAGCCATTCTTAGGTCGCAACAGGAACAGCTGGTCCAGCTGAAGAACGTTATGGAGCGGATGACGGCAGCGAATGAGGAGCAGGCTCCCCCTACCTGCCCATCGTCACCGACCTTCAGCAAATTCGAGGACTGCGATGGTCCCTCCGTTACCGTGAACCACCCGCACCACACCCATAGTCAGAGTCTCCCGGCTGCGCTTTCGCCGTCATACCCAACCAGCTTCACGCAGCTGCTACACCCGGTCCTTCGCACAGACTTGGCGGCATTCCGGGATTTCAAGGATCTTGTCCAAACATCGAAGCGGCTCTCGTCCCAGCGCACTCCTTCGAATGCTTCAAACTCTGGATTGGTCTCACTTGGGCTCGGTCTCGGGTCTGTGGCGTCCCATGTCACGGCGGGCAACCTGTCCAGTACATCTCTTGCGACCAATGCCACCGCCGGCTCGCCGGCGACCTCGCCGCAGACGCCAAATACCCCCGCTTCCACCGTGAGCACAACCTCTTCTGCCGCCGCGCCTGTCCTGCCCCATTTGAAGGAGACCAAGTTCTACAAGAGGGTCTTGACGGAGGATATCGAGCCGACCCTTCGATTGGACAGTGCGCCTGGCCTTTCTTGGCTCGCTCGCCGGAGCGTATTGACTGCCATGACGGAAGGAACATTGGTTGTTGAGCCCGCGCCGTCCACGACCACTGGCAGATTTGGCAGAATCATGAGACCTGAACTGATCCCATGCTCTCTATGCGGCGAGCAGAGGACTGAAGAGCAGTATCTTCGGACACATCGTTTCCGCACCAGCGAGTCCGACTCGGCACAAAACGCATATCCCCTTTGCAAATACTGTCTTGGTCGGGTTCGGTCTACTTGCGATTTCCTCGGGTTTTTGCGTATTGTGAAGGACGGCCATTGGcgtgccgaggacgaggatgctGAACGGGCCGCTTGGGAGGAGAGCGTTCGGTTGAGAGATCAGATGTTCTGGAGCCGCATCGGAGGTGGCGTCGTGCCTGGAGGGCATGTTCATCGAGGAGTCTCCAGTGTTGCGCCTAGCATCCGCGGCGAGCGAAGCCCCAGGCCGAGCCACGAAATCTCGGAGAAGTTTGCAGATGTACCCGAGGTTCCCGGACCTGTCGACGCGGCCAAAGAGCTGCCCAAAACGCCTGAGCAGCGCCCCGCAGACGAGACGCTGCCTGTTCCTCAAGCGCCACCTGCGCTTGACaaagtggaggaggttgacgacgacaagaCACCACCTGCCGTGGTCGAGGACGACTCCAAAACACCCCCGGCGGCGATCAAGGACgaaaaaccaccacccgcagTGGAAGAGTCTCAGATTCCGCCACCAGCCCTTGATGAGCCTGTCCAGTCCCTCAAGCCGCAACCATCTGTCCAACAAGTCGAGGTTAAGCCTCTGTCTTTGACGATACCCTGA
- a CDS encoding uncharacterized protein (COG:U; EggNog:ENOG503Q4UF) yields MQSMQRQFGKLLNKGPGDNAKVSVLLKDYEDADKVLATLIENARAWRDSWDSLINSQHNMVVEFEGLYDPIVGATDGHGREAAPTPQLQLERTLRLKETYGDLKTELLQEIVAIEERILRPATDARSYITPIRKTIKKRENKRLDYEKVQDKTLKLQRKPGRNAKEDASLAKYQDELSRVADEFNIADEHLRQTLPPIVEATFSIVPPLLAALVLIQNRLLGLYYTTLHNYCEDSNFPSPAPPMEDVIAVWNAACSPIQSQIEHISFIRHKGGYTQPPPSNGYRRTPSGLIPSTNSSSNSLQPRPMRIPSSHALKPPSPSPSPAKTPPSSFSSRRPEWANPTEFTTASHLGGANIDRSKPARERSVSPNPAVGSIMVNGGLVVKKRPPPPPPPKKPALVQEQWVVALYPFAGQGQGDLSFDEGERIKVVTKTQTDQDWWVGELRGVRGSFPANYCRPA; encoded by the exons atgcagTCAATGCAAAGACAGTTTGGCAAGCTCTTGAACAAGGGCCCCGGAGACAATGCCAAAGTGTCTGTTCTCCTGAAGGATTATGAGGATGCAGACAAGGTTCTTGCTACG CTGATTGAGAATGCTCGTGCATGGAGAGACTCGTGGGATTCTCTGATCAACTCGCAACACAACATGGTGGTTGAGTTCGAGGGCCTGTATGATCCCATTGTAGGAGCCACGGATGGCCATGGCCGTGAGGCAGCACCGACCCCTCAGTTACAGCTAGAACGCACTCTCCGTTTGAAGGAAACGTATGGCGACCTCAAGACAGAACTGTTGCAAGAGATTGTGGCCATTGAGGAACGGATTCTCAGGCCGGCAACGGATGCCCGGTCCTACATCACCCCCATTCGCAAGACGATCAAGAAGCGCGAGAACAAAAGACTGGACTACGAAAAGGTCCAGGACAAGACGCTGAAGCTCCAACGAAAACCCGGACGCAACGCCAAGGAAGATGCATCTCTTGCAAAGTATCAGGATGAGCTATCTCGTGTGGCTGAT GAGTTCAACATTGCAGATGAGCACCTCCGCCAAACGCTGCCCCCTATTGTCGAGGCGACCTTCAGCATcgtccctcccctcctcgctGCTCTGGTCCTCATCCAGAACAGGCTTCTGGGCCTCTAttacaccaccctccacaaCTACTGCGAGGACTCCAACTTCCCCTCGCCGGCACCCCCAATGGAAGATGTGATTGCAGTCTGGAACGCCGCCTGCAGCCCCATCCAATCCCAAATCGAACACATCAGTTTCATCCGCCACAAAGGCGGCTacacccaacctccaccttcaaacGGCTACAGGCGCACGCCTTCTGGCCTCAtccccagcaccaacagcagcagcaacagcctccaaccccgccccaTGCGGATCCCATCATCTCACGCCCTcaaaccaccctctccctccccatccccggcAAAAACACCCCCTTCGTCTTTCAGCTCCCGCCGACCGGAGTGGGCCAACCCGACAGAATTCACCACGGCGTCTCACCTCGGCGGAGCGAATATCGATCGTTCAAAGCCGGCCCGTGAGCGGTCTGTTTCGCCAAATCCAGCGGTGGGAAGTATTATGGTCAacggggggttggtggtgaagaaacggcctcctcctccaccgccgccgaagaAGCCCGCGTTGGTGCAGGAGCAGTGGGTTGTGGCGCTGTACCCGTTTGctgggcaggggcagggagATCTGAGTTTTGATGAAGGGGAGCGGATCAAGGTGGTGACCAAGACGCAGACGGACCAGGAttggtgggtgggggagttgaggggggttaggGGGAGCTTTCCGGCGAATTATTGCCGGCCTGCTTGA
- a CDS encoding uncharacterized protein (EggNog:ENOG503P4GX; COG:S), translating to MCCLPGNLLESPSQSPVKGYVVVSTISTCFSTMPAITSSGARPELAGGGSSAPVLEFLCLFTHDLQRKQKRWQDGRLKYHTFNKRVMVYDDRGNSVGDMHWQRDWDFDEGEEIKLDRGGVIVQVQECVGRQNQDLTDLLDKRAKEKEERQSRTAARMAPAAFGLRTPAIPSRVYPAQIAGPRSHHRRLDQVLTPTGHHGRALVSTESPFEQRQRDQETPDANQETPLAKRRKHDDTPPSKLGYAQSLFGAPLTLSAVPMSSAPVRRPAASATRMHSGPASSQENDSPAGEPEERESHPSKRRKRDDMPPSKMGYSQSLFGATLNLSAAPMSSAPALRRTTSVARGHTEPVSSQEHGPQPQEPTSGIQEIPVNPSVRAGLSRSTVTAPLLKTRLPPLGSASKPAAKNEADKARARQRDVAVEFPAEDTRMNSDPGDSDLSATRNRIAAKYIDRGQIRGQKVAPKPKKPPPVVILDHDDDDDDDDDDVEGGEDDTNLNDKNQAPIRDKDTGESRTLPRNMPKQRSKERTTKTPFTNAAPATKQAKSSKSTRNSKTKKAQDAGSKLPVEDERAPEGLGLNMTPEGPRPQLRIQPRQKRGLLVSNEKGNKSKKPKVCHAQSHAELEYDGEPFVPNPAHMTMLEEDDPFASFVDAPQEAQTVPKPKTPPLLQDVHSLGARHESLANSQASNEDQPSNIRANDDPSLDSNNTFSVPPPAASKTNMMGANDEGTAGLYGAERSRKRSPGQQRTADLVKDTTQDRGSTIQPPELPRAPTRPIAEPQTSPRYLQDKMTDEEDVSERPRARPPRKKVTLALDESDNDSLPTRKTKKRMTMALDESDDERPASCQSTSRDISVSEKSAGEKRPMRRSNRRTAKAFVGSDDERPPTRQTRSNTTVAVSEESDSEELPQVPVAPRLARLRKSVKSREVIGFIPSSSPVMEVATVAEPRPAPIPISFPAPTPAPLPSSLPPLFPIPGLMDTPPGLEANDMSSLGYSNGPKAPAPGTGIPEPESVTVPVVQSLQTSRVLPPLPAFQSTTDVPWAVQRGNLQPTITSRETPVKESAQAPTPAHLEQSICDFPSGEPPHHHLASAPGADKAGQSAVAHQQTMPSLDTSSTAVSMRPVSAKGPTLIAEEAEGVSRSREAVSHQEVHENPIAVPRDVGVSLVASNNPNGQPPQVPPAAPTRPKITNPATRGRKAALKSHAAGQVPQSILPLEPAPVRLTVRPPETARPGAAAGGRPKYKMQLPGFTSAKETAKDSGVDVGPWSREAHDLFGSGRPSEA from the coding sequence ATGTGCTGCCTACCTGGCAATTTACTGGAATCACCCTCTCAATCACCAGTCAAAGGCTATGTGGTAGTATCGACCATCTCGACATGCTTTTCGACAATGCCCGCCATCACTTCGTCGGGAGCCAGGCCAGAGCTCGCCGGCGGTGGGAGCAGCGCCCCGGTGTTGGAATTTCTCTGTCTCTTCACCCACGACTtgcaaaggaaacaaaaacgATGGCAGGATGGACGCCTCAAGTATCATACCTTCAACAAGCGGGTCATGGTGTACGATGACCGGGGAAACTCTGTGGGCGACATGCACTGGCAGCGAGACTGGGACTTtgacgagggcgaggaaATCAAGCTGGATCGGGGAGGGGTCATTGTGCAGGTTCAGGAGTGTGTTGGGCGTCAAAACCAGGATTTGACTGATCTGTTGGACAAAAGagcaaaggaaaaggaggaacGTCAAAGCCGCACGGCAGCGAGGATGGCTCCTGCGGCCTTTGGACTACGCACGCCAGCAATTCCATCAAGGGTATATCCAGCTCAAATTGCCGGTCCCCGATCCCATCACAGGCGTCTTGACCAGGTCCTAACTCCGACGGGCCACCATGGACGAGCTCTCGTGTCGACTGAATCACCTTTTGAGCAGCGTCAGCGAGACCAGGAGACTCCTGATGCCAACCAGGAGACTCCCTTGGCGAAAAGGAGGAAACACGACGATACGCCCCCGAGCAAGCTAGGCTACGCCCAGAGTTTGTTTGGAGCTCCCCTCACTCTCTCGGCGGTACCCATGAGCTCAGCCCCTGTCCGGCGGCCTGCGGCATCAGCGACGCGGATGCATTCTGGCCCTGCGTCCTCCCAAGAAAATGATTCACCGGCGGGAGAGCCCGAAGAGCGGGAATCCCACCCGTCAAAGAGGAGAAAACGTGATGACATGCCGCCTAGTAAGATGGGGTATTCCCAGAGTCTGTTTGGCGCCACCCTCAACTTATCAGCTGCCCCTATGAGTTCTGCCCCGGCTCTCCGACGAACTACATCGGTGGCACGAGGGCATACAGAACCAGTCTCCTCTCAAGAACATGGGCCACAGCCACAAGAACCGACCAGTGGGATCCAGGAGATTCCAGTTAACCCTTCTGTACGAGCTGGTCTTTCACGGTCTACTGTAACAGCGCCTCTCTTGAAGACTCGTTTACCGCCCTTGGGGAGCGCCTCGAAACCTGCAGCAAAAAACGAGGCTGATAAGGCCCGCGCAAGACAGAGAGATGTTGCGGTTGAGTTTCCGGCGGAGGATACTCGCATGAATTCTGACCCCGGGGACAGTGATTTATCTGCGACGAGGAACCGAATCGCAGCGAAATATATCGACAGAGGTCAGATCCGTGGCCAGAAAGTTGCACCAAAGCCGAAAAAGCCACCTCCGGTGGTAATTCTTGAtcacgatgatgatgatgatgatgatgatgacgatgtggagggcggagaggatgacACGAATCTCAACGACAAGAACCAGGCGCCTATACGGGACAAAGATACTGGAGAGAGTCGCACGCTTCCCAGGAACATGCCCAAACAACGTTCCAAGGAGCGCACGACCAAGACGCCCTTCACAAATGCAGCCCCTGCCACGAAACAAGCGAAATCATCGAAGAGCACAAGGAacagcaaaacaaaaaaggcGCAGGACGCTGGCTCTAAACTCCCAGTCGAAGATGAAAGAGCACCCGAGGGTCTTGGACTTAATATGACACCTGAAGGGCCAAGGCCACAGTTGCGTATCCAACCACGCCAGAAGCGTGGCCTGCTTGTGTCTAATGAGAAAGGAAACAAGTCCAAAAAGCCCAAAGTATGCCATGCTCAATCCCATGCCGAGTTGGAATACGATGGAGAGCCTTTTGTTCCAAATCCAGCGCATATGACCATGTTAGAGGAGGACGATCCGTTTGCGTCCTTTGTCGATGCTCCACAAGAGGCACAGACAgtccccaagcccaaaacACCGCCTCTCCTGCAAGATGTACATAGCTTGGGAGCCAGACACGAGAGCCTGGCAAATTCTCAGGCCAGTAATGAGGATCAGCCATCAAACATTCGGGCCAATGATGACCCATCTCTGGACTCTAACAACACTTTCTCCGTTCCTCCCCCTGCCGCTTCAAAAACCAATATGATGGGAGCCAATGACGAGGGCACTGCAGGCCTTTACGGCGCTGAGCGCTCAAGAAAGAGATCACCAGGTCAGCAAAGGACGGCCGATTTGGTCAAAGATACCACCCAGGATCGAGGGAGCACCATTCAACCTCCGGAGTTGCCGCGAGCCCCGACAAGACCGATCGCTGAACCGCAAACCAGCCCCAGGTATCTGCAAGACAAAATGACAGATGAAGAGGACGTCAGTGAGAGGCCTCGAGCTCGTCCACCCAGGAAAAAGGTGACATTGGCACTGGATGAAAGTGACAATGACAGCCTGCCAACTCGCAAAACCAAGAAGCGAATGACAATGGCATTAGACGAAAGCGATGATGAAAGGCCAGCAAGCTGCCAGAGCACCAGCCGAGATATATCGGTATCAGAAAAGAGTGCCGGTGAGAAGAGGCCAATGCGCCGCAGTAACAGACGCACAGCGAAAGCATTTGTTGGAAGCGATGATGAACGCCCGCCTACACGTCAGACCAGGAGCAACACAACAGTAGCAGTTTCGGAAGAGAGCGACAGCGAGGAGCTTCCCCAAGTCCCTGTGGCTCCGAGGCTAGCCAGACTCAGGAAGAGTGTCAAAAGCAGGGAAGTCATTGGCTTCATACCGTCGAGTTCCCCCGTCATGGAGGTGGCTACCGTAGCAGAGCCTCGGCCAGCCCCTATTCCGatttcttttccagctcctaCCCCAGCTCCTCTGCCCTCTTCTTTGCCACCTCTTTTCCCAATTCCCGGTTTGATGGACACACCCCCAGGTCTAGAGGCCAACGACATGAGCTCTCTGGGCTATTCCAATGGCCCGAAGGCTCCCGCGCCAGGAACAGGCATCCCCGAACCAGAGTCCGTGACTGTGCCAGTCGTACAAAGTCTACAAACCAGCAGGGTGTTGCCCCCTTTGCCCGCCTTCCAGTCAACAACAGACGTACCTTGGGCTGTTCAACGGGGCAACTTACAACCTACCATCACAAGCCGGGAAACACCGGTCAAGGAGTCTGCCCAAGCTCCCACGCCAGCCCACCTCGAACAATCTATCTGCGATTTCCCGAGTGGTGAGCCcccgcaccaccatctcgcTTCTGCTCCGGGGGCAGATAAGGCTGGGCAGTCTGCAGTTGCTCATCAACAGACCATGCCATCGCTCGACACGAGCTCGACTGCTGTATCGATGCGACCAGTTTCTGCCAAGGGACCGACTTTGATTGCAGAGGAAGCGGAGGGTGTCTCAAGGTCACGCGAAGCCGTCAGTCATCAAGAGGTGCATGAGAATCCAATTGCCGTCCCGCGGGATGTTGGGGTTTCTCTGGTTGCATCAAATAACCCCAACGGTCAACCACCGCAGGTTCCACCTGCTGCTCCTACTAGACCGAAAATCACAAACCCGGCCACTCGCGGCCGTAAGGCTGCCCTCAAGTCACACGCTGCTGGTCAAGTTCCCCAATCTATTCTACCATTGGAACCCGCCCCTGTACGGCTGACTGTGCGGCCACCTGAGACAGCACGGCCCGGAGCAGCCGCTGGCGGGCGCCCTAAATATAAGATGCAGTTACCGGGCTTTACCTCGGCGAAGGAGACAGCAAAGGACTCTGGGGTGGATGTCGGGCCTTGGAGCAGGGAGGCCCATGACCTCTTCGGGAGTGGCCGACCTTCTGAGGCTTAG
- a CDS encoding uncharacterized protein (EggNog:ENOG503PRAB), translating to MSRPQKRKLASGVSEPRPKRFSWRGKGPVPRPTPSEETQALYDIWQQAEREVNLADLRRLNEPPTFVGHDEFLLSPSQATSRSRSPSCASTTHSVTKAMNGVDLNQQGSMSKKKRATRTKPLSKPAKAKAAFIRKLGACEDCRKRRVGCTREHWDLHLFEEAWRVKYGPLPEEEDIKPTPLPELGVEYFKTEFQLTRILTPEVATAPTPPDPSNRYQARFSELDDLAGVGGQVVSAAGAPLGPVDEEIDIDNMLQTLQHEDHEELPLIPVEFTDFFDTDFDLDFGGVDIFQPAPETSFNPEPADDTWLGDTDYQCVPVGKQTYNFVGQLQFECLGASAAEHDGVEFPCAQHFNTLDLLLEHFYSAHYVFENHEERGRCLSCLLDWDLTSAEELTEPCKQCGQGRHEKWYWGFISKGTPPSLTSGTTSVRVASQDGYGYGMQQGGSPFGNQSTDLYGHGGGGGYDFGGGFLFGDYGDGRNQYYKAAQHLTKQPYKPTINRGSKAMPAFGSNPASSIFVGFSLLSVIATRLYLAIGAPYQPASSLTVSSLSWWAAFVPELSVACIAAGLVAMWLFRHVVQYREDSLYAALSIARAEALEGSVRAAVAA from the exons ATGTCCCGGCCGCAAAAACGCAAGCTCGCCTCCGGCGTGTCTGAACCTAGGCCGAAGCGATTCTCGTGGCGAGGCAAGGGTCCAGTCCCTCGGCCTACCCCAAGCGAGGAGACCCAGGCGCTCTACGATATCTGGCAGCAGGCCGAGCGTGAAGTGAACCTGGCAGACCTGCGGAGGTTGAACGAGCCACCGACCTTTGTCGGCCATGACGAGTTTCTCCTCTCACCCTCGCAAGCAACTTCGAGATCTCGTTCCCCTTCCTGCGCCAGCACCACTCACTCGGTCACAAAGGCGATGAATGGTGTCGACCTCAACCAACAAGGATCGATGTCCAAAAAGAAACGGGCCACGCGTACCAAACCGCTGAGCAAGCCTGCCAAGGCCAAAGCAGCGTTCATACGAAAGCTGGGAGCTTGTGAGGACTGCAGGAAACGACGTGTCGGG TGCACTCGCGAACACTGGGATCTTCATCTCTTCGAGGAAGCATGGAGGGTCAAATACGGACCGTtgcccgaggaggaggatatcaagCCTACTCCGCTACCCGAATTAGGCGTGGAATATTTCAAGACCGAGTTCCAACTCACCCGGATTCTAACCCCCGAGGTTGCCACCGCACCAACGCCTCCAGACCCGAGCAACCGGTACCAGGCTCGGTTCAGTGAACTGGATGACCTTGCCGGTGTTGGAGGGCAGGTCGTCTCCGCTGCTGGCGCGCCGCTGGGACCGGTCGATGAGGAGATTGACATCGACAATATGCTGCAGACATTGCAGCATGAGGACCACGAGGAGCTGCCGCTCATCCCTGTCGAGTTTACCGACTTCTTTGACACCGACTTCGATCTGGACTTTGGCGGCGTCGACATTTTTCAACCAGCCCCCGAGACGAGCTTCAACCCCGAGCCCGCAGACGATACCTGGCTTGGAGACACAGATTATCAGTGTGTGCCTGTAGGCAAACAGACCTACAACTTTGTCGGACAGCTGCAGTTTGAATGTCTCGGAGCCTCTGCCGCCGAGCATGACGGTGTGGAATTCCCTTGTGCGCAACACTTCAACACGTTAGACTTGCTCCTCGAGCACTTCTACAGCGCGCATTATGTCTTTGAGAATCACgaggagagaggaaggtgcCTGAGCTGCTTGCTCGACTGGGATCTTACCAGCGCCGAGGAGTTAACCGAGCCTTGCAAGCAGTGTGGCCAGGGCCGGCACGAGAAGTGGTACTGGGGATTCATCAGCAAGGGCACACCGCCGAGCTTGACTTCGGGGACCACGTCTGTGAGGGTCGCCAGCCAAGACGGATACGGCTACGGGATGCAGCAGGGAGGGTCGCCGTTTGGGAACCAGTCGACCGATCTCTACGGAcacggcggcgggggtgggtatgactttggtggaggattcCTCTTTGGGGACTATGGGGACGGGCGCAATCAGTACTACAAGGCGGCCCAGCACCTGACGAAGCAGCCGTACAAACCCACGATCAACAGAGGCAGCAAAGCGATGCCGGCTTTTGGGTCTAATCCGGCTTCCTCTATCTTCGTTGGATTCTCCCTTCTTTCGGTCATCGCCACACGCCTGTATTTGGCCATCGGAGCTCCTTATCAGCCAGCCTCTTCCTTGACGGTGTCGAGCCTAAGTTGGTGGGCGGCTTTCGTCCCAGAGTTGTCGGTTGCTTGCATCGCTGCCGGGTTGGTAGCGATGTGGCTGTTTCGACATGTTGTTCAGTATCGGGAGGATTCG TTGTATGCTGCCCTGAGTATAGCCAGAGCGGAGGCTCTCGAGGGTTCCGTGAGAGCTGCAGTTGCTGCTTAA